Below is a window of Halobaculum lipolyticum DNA.
GCCGCGCGGTCGCGGTCAGCGCACGCGGAGGGTGGTCCCGGTTTCGGTGAAGAAGATTCGGCTCGGTCCGGTGGCCCCTGTCGCTCAGTCGTCGCCGAGTTCCCGCGCGAGGAACGTCGCGATGTCGGTGTCGGCCGACTCGACGAAGCGGGCCACCTCCTCGCCGGATCGGGAGACGATCACGGTCGGGATGTGGGTGACGCCGTACTCCTCCATCCCCGGACCCCGTTTCTCGCCGTCGACCTTCTCGACGGGGAACTGCTCGACGCGGTCGCCGGGGACGCCGGCGGCCGCGAGCGCGGCGGCGAACTGCGGCAGTTGGCCCGTACAGTCCGGGCACCAGTCGCCGCCCCACACTTTGTACGTCAGGTCGTCGTCGCCCAGCGCCGCGACCACGTCGGCGTTCGCGTCGGCGTCGAAGCCGTCGCCCGGTTCCATCGTCGAAAGCGTCGCGTTCATACCCGTCTCTGGGCGGGCGGTCGGAATAAGCGCGGCGCCGGCGGCAGATCCGACGACTGCGCGCTCGTGCGCCGGCGCCGCCCGAGGGTTTGCCGTCGCCGCGGGTGGCTTTAGGCGCGAGGCGAGTAGCGTGGGTATGGACGAATCCGTGCTCGACACCGTCGGGTCGCCGCTGGTGCGGGTGGAGTCGCCGCCGGGCGCGACGGTGGCGGCGAAGCTGGAGTCGCGCAACCCCGGCGGCTCGGCGAAGGACCGCCCCGCGATCGGGATGATCGAGCGGGCGGAGGCGGCCGGGGAGATCGAACCCGGCGACGCGCTCGTGGAGCCGACCTCCGGCAACACCGGCGTCGGGCTGGCGATGGCCGGCGCCGCGAAGGGGTACGACGTGACGCTCGTGATGCCGTCCTCCAAGAGCGAGGAGCGGCGCCGGGTGATGGCGGCCTACGGCGCCGACCTCGAACTCGTCGACGGCGACATCGAGGACGCGAAAGCGCGCGCCGACGAGTTGGAGGCCGCGGGGATGACTCAACTCCGGCAGTTCGAGAACCCCGCGAACCCCGACGCGCACTTCGAGACGACCGCCGCGGAGATCCTCGACCAGTTGGACGGCCGCGAGCCGGACGCGCTCGTCGCGGGCGTCGGCACCGGCGGGACGATCACCGGCATCGGCCGCCGCCTCCGCGAGCGGTTCCCCGCGATGGACGTCGTCGCGGTCGAGCCGACGGACTCGGCGGTGCTCTCGGGCGAGGAGCCGACCGCAGACTCCTTCCAGGGGATGGGACCGGGGTTCGTCAGCCCGAACCTCGACACCGACCTGCTCGACGGCGTCCTCACGGTCGACGTCGCGGAGGCGGAAGCCGAGTGCCGCCGGCTCGCCCGCGAGGAAGGGATCCTCGTCGGGCAGTCGTCGGGCGCCTCGCGGGTCCGCGCGTCCGACGTGGCCGCGGCGTTCGCCGCCGGCGAGGACCCCGGCTACCGCGACGTCGCCGTCGACGGGTGGGAGCCGCGCGCCGACGACGCGGTCGGCGTCGCCGGCGACGACCCGCTCGTGCTCACCGTGTTCTGGGACTCCGGCGAGCGCTACCTCTCGACCGGACTGTTCGACTGAGCGCCGGGGCGGTCAGCGGCGGCGGTCCCGTCCGGCTCAGCCCTCGAACTCCTCGCGCGTCACCCGCACGTGCACCGTCTCCTCGACGTCGCGGAGGTCGTACTCGGGCAACGCCGCGTCGTCGCTGCGCGCCAGGTACATCGGCGCGACGAGCCGCCCCGCCTCCAGCCCGTACACCTTCAGGAACCGGTCGGTCTCCTCGCGACGGACGGCGTCGTTGCGGACCGCGGTCGCGAGGTCTCGGGAGAGCCACTCGTCGGGGTCGACCGACGGCTCCCGGATCAATACCTCGTCGACGAAGCGGACGAGGTACCAGTTGAGGTCGTTGCACAGCGATACCGCGGCGCCGAGGCTGACGGTGTCGAGCGCCAGCGAGTTGTCGAAGGGAGCGCGCAGGTCGTAGGTGGCGAGCGCCTCGCGTGCCGTCTCGCGCGACAGCAGTTCGAAGCGCAGGTCGGTCTCGGGGTCGCCGACGAGACAGACCGTGGTCATACTCGCCGGTCGCCGCCGCCCGGCAAAGCGGTTACGCTCGACTCGCGGGGGCGCGTCGTCGCCGGGGGGAGAGCGGTCACTCGCCGGCGGCCCACTCCAGCGCCGCCCTGAGGTCGTGGTTCGGCGGCGAACACGTGAAGTCGCGGCAGGCGTACGCCGTCGGCAGGTCGTCGCGTGCCCCGCGGCCCTCCCAGACGGGCGGCGCCTCGTCGAGTCCCAGCGCCGTCAACCAGCCGTCCAGTCCGTCGTCGCCGGCCGGTCGCGGCGCGACGATCACGCCGGGGAGGTAGCGGCTCGCGAGCGTGTCCCACCACTCCTCGGGGAGGTCGTCGCACGCGAGCGTCAACTCGAACGGCCCGCTCTCGGCGCGAGCGGTCGCCAGCGCGAGGGTCACGTGCTCCAGCGGGGAGGTCGTCACCGCGTCGGCGTGGGTCGCGAGCACGTCGCGCGCGACCGCCTCGAAGTCGGCGTCGGGCGCGAACACGTCCAGATCGAGTAGGAGCCGCGTCGCGACCCCGAGGCTCGACGGCGTGGAGGCGTCGGTCGGCTCCTGCGGGCGGACGACCAGTTCCTCGCCGTCCGCGGGCGTCGCGTAGATGGTCCCGTCGGCGTCGTCGTAGAAGGCGTCGACCACGACCCGCGCG
It encodes the following:
- a CDS encoding thioredoxin family protein, producing the protein MNATLSTMEPGDGFDADANADVVAALGDDDLTYKVWGGDWCPDCTGQLPQFAAALAAAGVPGDRVEQFPVEKVDGEKRGPGMEEYGVTHIPTVIVSRSGEEVARFVESADTDIATFLARELGDD
- a CDS encoding PLP-dependent cysteine synthase family protein; protein product: MDESVLDTVGSPLVRVESPPGATVAAKLESRNPGGSAKDRPAIGMIERAEAAGEIEPGDALVEPTSGNTGVGLAMAGAAKGYDVTLVMPSSKSEERRRVMAAYGADLELVDGDIEDAKARADELEAAGMTQLRQFENPANPDAHFETTAAEILDQLDGREPDALVAGVGTGGTITGIGRRLRERFPAMDVVAVEPTDSAVLSGEEPTADSFQGMGPGFVSPNLDTDLLDGVLTVDVAEAEAECRRLAREEGILVGQSSGASRVRASDVAAAFAAGEDPGYRDVAVDGWEPRADDAVGVAGDDPLVLTVFWDSGERYLSTGLFD
- a CDS encoding DUF5804 family protein gives rise to the protein MTTVCLVGDPETDLRFELLSRETAREALATYDLRAPFDNSLALDTVSLGAAVSLCNDLNWYLVRFVDEVLIREPSVDPDEWLSRDLATAVRNDAVRREETDRFLKVYGLEAGRLVAPMYLARSDDAALPEYDLRDVEETVHVRVTREEFEG